The Syntrophomonadaceae bacterium nucleotide sequence ACCAAGCCGTGATTGAGAACCAAAAATTTTAGAAGTTCGTACTCCGTTGGCGAAAGTTCTAAAACCCGGTTTTCCAGTTTGATTTCTTTGCGCCGGTCATCAATAAAGAACGGCCCTAACGCAACCTCGCCGAATAAGTTGGGAAATTGGTTGCGGATTCTGGCATATATTCTGGCAAGCAGTTCCTCAAAACTAAAGGGTTTGACCATATAATCGTCAGCGCCAAGGTTTAGTCCCTTCACTCGATCGTCAATGTCATCCCTCGCCGTCAGCATAATAATTGCTACATTTTCCATTTTCTTAAGCATCCGGCATACTTCAAAGCCGTCCATTCCAGGCATCATCACATCAAGAATAACCACATGGGGCTGGAACTGCTTTAAAAGAGGAATAGCGGTGATCCCATCCTGGGCAGTTCGGACTTCAAATCCTTCGTTTTGCAGGCCTAGCTCCAAAAACTGCAGAATATTCGGCTCATCGTCCACTAAGAGTATTTTAATCCCTTTTATTTGCTGCATTTGAAATCAACCGCCTTTTAATTAGCCACCTTTACTATATTATCCAAGTTAAAACTGAAAACTCGCTGAATCATAGCTGAAAACTATATGAACAACAAAAAACACATAGGGACGGTTCTTTCGTGTTCTTTTCCTTCTTTTACCGTCTTCTAGCAGGTAATTTGCTTATTCTTTAGACAGGCAGTTCGGATACCGTTGATCATAGATTTCTGATGATACCAAAACTGATCCCGGTTAATCTTTCGATCTGCCTGATGGACAACTGTCTTTTTTTAAGCTCCCTGATCACTGCATTTCTCTTTTGCTTTTCAAATGCCTGTATCTCTTGCGGACTTTTTACTTCAGCTATTTTTTGGATTAGTTCAGCTGCTTCCAGATCATTTATCCTGACCCCATGATCAGGCTCCAGGCATTGATCCTTGTTTGGTTCCTGATGAAATTCTTCCATTAAATGC carries:
- a CDS encoding response regulator transcription factor, translated to MQQIKGIKILLVDDEPNILQFLELGLQNEGFEVRTAQDGITAIPLLKQFQPHVVILDVMMPGMDGFEVCRMLKKMENVAIIMLTARDDIDDRVKGLNLGADDYMVKPFSFEELLARIYARIRNQFPNLFGEVALGPFFIDDRRKEIKLENRVLELSPTEYELLKFLVLNHGLVLSKAMILDKVWGYDFGGEENIVEVYIRSLREKLNDKSHKLIRTMRGSGYRVDLS
- a CDS encoding transposase, translating into KYSRRGHLFQDRYKSEAVETDTYFLTVLRYIHQNPVKAGITEKIQTYPWSSYREYTEKPVICATQFAMELFSEDKAVSLHLMEEFHQEPNKDQCLEPDHGVRINDLEAAELIQKIAEVKSPQEIQAFEKQKRNAVIRELKKRQLSIRQIERLTGISFGIIRNL